In Firmicutes bacterium ASF500, a single genomic region encodes these proteins:
- the dnaG_1 gene encoding DNA primase, translating to METAKGTDLPDLLEHLGYTVRRLGSRYHTTREMDSIRIKDRRTWKRYSNGTGGDAITFLQEFCGKGFRDAVTYLLEFNGHRARDSPAPRPRPAPQEEKPAFALPIPNHDQRRVFAYLQKRGIAPQVIRGFIESGLLYEDSLHHNCVFVGRDGNGKPVFASKRGTYDLGGSSFKRDAPGSDKSAAFRLPCDPALDWVAVFEAPIDLMSFCTLHRQVRGNAVALCGLYQGPLDTYLRENPHLKRIVLCLDADGPGQEATEKFRAEYGQKGYDVSTRTPAQGKDWNEYLQQRGRTRERRDQRQAAAR from the coding sequence ATGGAGACCGCCAAGGGGACAGACCTGCCGGACCTGCTGGAACACCTGGGCTACACCGTCCGCCGCCTGGGCAGCCGGTACCACACCACCAGGGAGATGGACAGCATCCGCATCAAGGACCGCCGCACATGGAAGCGTTACTCCAACGGCACGGGCGGGGACGCCATCACGTTTTTGCAGGAGTTCTGCGGGAAGGGATTCCGGGATGCCGTGACCTACCTGCTGGAGTTCAACGGACACCGCGCCAGGGACTCCCCCGCCCCTCGCCCTCGACCAGCCCCGCAGGAGGAAAAGCCGGCCTTTGCCCTACCCATCCCCAACCACGACCAGCGGCGGGTGTTCGCCTATCTTCAAAAGAGAGGCATCGCCCCCCAGGTGATCCGGGGCTTCATCGAGTCCGGCCTGCTGTACGAGGACAGCCTGCACCACAACTGCGTGTTCGTGGGCCGGGACGGCAACGGAAAGCCGGTATTCGCCAGCAAGCGCGGCACCTATGACCTGGGCGGCTCCAGCTTCAAGCGGGACGCCCCCGGCAGCGACAAAAGCGCAGCCTTCCGGCTCCCCTGCGACCCCGCCCTGGATTGGGTGGCGGTGTTCGAAGCTCCCATCGACCTGATGAGCTTCTGCACCCTGCACCGGCAGGTGCGGGGCAACGCCGTGGCCCTCTGCGGACTCTACCAAGGCCCCCTGGACACCTACCTGCGGGAAAATCCCCATCTGAAGCGGATCGTCCTGTGTCTGGATGCGGACGGACCTGGGCAGGAGGCCACAGAGAAGTTCCGGGCGGAGTACGGGCAGAAGGGCTATGACGTGTCCACCCGGACACCCGCCCAGGGGAAGGACTGGAACGAGTACCTGCAGCAGCGCGGCCGGACCAGAGAAAGGAGGGATCAGCGGCAGGCCGCTGCCAGATAA